The DNA sequence GTATGACCTGGCAGGACCTTCGGCCGCTCTCGGAGAACGGGAGAGCGTCGAGCCCGAGGCCGGCGAACCGCTCGTGCGCCGCCCGCTCGTGCGCTGCCCGCTCATGCGCGGTCCGTTGGTCTGCGGCCCGTAGGTGCACGGAAGCGGATCGCCGTTTGCTTGACTTGCCGTGGTCCCGCGGGTGCGCCCGAAGGCGTCACCCCCTGAGGCCGCTGCGACTGCTTAAGGCAAGTGATGCAGGTGAGAGGCGAGCCAGGACGAGGTGGCACGGCGAACATGGAGAAAGAGCACAGACAACGAACGCACTCTTCGGAGCGGGGATTCCGCGGTAGAACGCGGCTCCTGGCAGCGGCCGCGCTGACGGCTGTCGTGGCGATAGGCGGGACCATCGCATCCATGGCCATTCGCGCCACTTTGAGCTCTCAAAGGCCGGCTGCGCGCGTCTCCTGGACGGGTGTCGTGGATCGGATAGAGGCCGGCAAGGTTGTGGTGATCCCTCACGAGGGCGTCGGGGGAGCTGCAGTACCTAGAGGGGAAAGGGATGGATCCCACGGAGAGGTGGACGCGCCTCGGGCTGAGGTCGTGATGCCCGCGATCCTCCT is a window from the Bacillota bacterium genome containing:
- a CDS encoding DUF3006 domain-containing protein, which produces MEKEHRQRTHSSERGFRGRTRLLAAAALTAVVAIGGTIASMAIRATLSSQRPAARVSWTGVVDRIEAGKVVVIPHEGVGGAAVPRGERDGSHGEVDAPRAEVVMPAILLPPTVCEGAVLDFSVISRHGETQSRAARVEALVLRLNRARRN